In Erigeron canadensis isolate Cc75 chromosome 6, C_canadensis_v1, whole genome shotgun sequence, the following are encoded in one genomic region:
- the LOC122605137 gene encoding putative receptor-like protein kinase At3g47110, whose product MAYLSYFLHVTAILLLWSPTLSLATNDIDRLALLAIKSSIIHDPQHVLDSWNTSLHFCQWQGVTCGRRHRRVTRLVLGSRGFAGSVSPHIGNLSFLRVLNLTNNTFKGVIPHNLGNLFRLEELYLNSNAFEGEVPVSLSNCTRLTILQFGRNNLTGKLPQQLSALVNLMVLAIHNNGFTGGIPSYFGNFTFLNGLYATYNYLGGSIPHTLGRLYNLQVFAFGSNLLSGTIPPSLYNLTSLKDLDVANNSISGSLPKDIGLQLPNLELFYIWHNKFTGSIPFSFSNCSNLFRLELNNNGFTGKVNIDFRRMSNL is encoded by the coding sequence ATGGCATACCTTTCTTATTTCTTACATGTAACGGCAATATTGCTGTTATGGTCTCCAACACTTTCACTGGCCACAAACGATATTGATCGTCTTGCACTTCTGGCCATAAAGTCGAGCATCATTCATGACCCCCAACATGTTCTTGACTCATGGAACACCTCCTTGCATTTCTGTCAATGGCAAGGTGTTACATGTGGTCGTCGGCATCGTAGAGTCACCAGATTAGTCCTTGGGTCTCGAGGCTTTGCTGGTTCCGTGTCCCCTCATATTGGAAACTTAAGTTTTCTCAGAGTGTTAAATCTAACGAATAACACCTTTAAAGGTGTAATCCCACATAATTTAGGAAATCTGTTTAGGTTGGAGGAACTATATCTCAACAGCAATGCTTTTGAAGGTGAAGTTCCAGTCAGTTTATCAAACTGTACAAGGCTAACCATTCTACAGTTTGGTAGGAACAATCTGACTGGCAAGCTTCCACAACAGCTTAGTGCACTGGTGAACCTGATGGTGTTAGCCATTCATAATAATGGTTTTACAGGAGGGATACCGTCTTACTTTGGAAACTTCACTTTTCTTAATGGCTTATATGCCACCTACAATTATCTAGGCGGAAGCATTCCTCACACTTTAGGTCGATTGTACAACTTGCAAGTATTTGCTTTTGGTTCTAACCTTCTATCTGGTACGATCCCTccatcattatataatttaacgTCTTTAAAAGATCTTGACGTAGCCAATAATTCAATTAGTGGAAGCTTACCAAAAGATATAGGCTTACAGCTACCCAATCTTGAGCTTTTTTATATATGGCATAACAAATTTACTGGTAGCATACCCTTCTCATTTTCTAATTGTTCAAACTTGTTTAGACTTGAGTTGAATAACAATGGTTTTACTGGGAAGGTTAACATAGATTTTAGACGCATGTCAAATCTTTAG
- the LOC122605136 gene encoding receptor kinase-like protein Xa21: MNFIDSIVNCSKLEKIYLAFNQLTGALPSSIGNLSSELITLSLDNNFIYGTLPYGIGNLVKLEEFYINSNRLTSIVPSELGNLQHLLYLDMSDNYFNGNLPKSIGNLSLLLELTLAENRLEGHISPNLGNCSGLLALDLSVNNLTGPIPAELFQLSSLSMLLNLSHNYLVGPLPQEIEKLKILVALDLSQNDLVGSIPNAITSCTSLGYLNLGANSFQGPIPSSMSVLIGITDLNLSRNNFSGQIPKFLEQLSLSSLDLSFNNLQGEVPLEGVFKNASLISIQGNNGLCGGLPELHLPKCVKVSRSNTGSRPPHVILIVIPICSLLVVAMFLFYLFYWKRRKAQAQPATASYVQPFSRVSYGSILKATNEFSQQNLIGTGASSVVYKGILEPADGMVAIKVLKLGNQGALKSFLMECEALKNIRHRNLVKVITSCSSVDFQGNDFKAIIYEFMPNGNLERWLHPSLEQEVDFEEAPPQRLTLRQRVTIATDVAHAMHYLHQECEVPIIHCDLKPSNILLDSDMVARIGDFGLAKFLPLKPHESTTVGLRGTIGYAPPEYGLGGEMTKEGDIYSFGILLLEMITGKRPTDRIFKDGLNLRGYVTMALPDRLMEIIEPTLLSVIEGANVNHDDEARKWKMLEKSMILLARTGLGCSLESPKDIMNTSKIIQELHHINCLF, translated from the exons ATGAACTTCATTGATTCCATAGTCAATTGTAGCAAACTAGAAAAAATATATCTTGCATTCAACCAATTGACTGGAGCTCTTCCTAGTTCTATTGGCAATCTCTCATCTGAGCTAATAACTTTATCACTTGATAATAACTTCATTTATGGGACCTTGCCGTATGGGATTGGGAATCTTGTGAAGTTAGAGGAATTCTATATAAACTCTAATCGGTTAACCAGCATAGTTCCAAGTGAACTTGGTAATCTACAACACCTTCTATATTTAGACATGAGTGACAACTACTTCAACGGGAACTTACCAAAATCTATAGGAAACCTATCGTTATTGCTAGAGTTGACTTTGGCGGAAAACAGATTAGAAGGACATATATCTCCCAATCTTGGCAATTGCAGTGGTTTGTTGGCTTTGGACCTTTCCGTAAACAATCTTACTGGCCCTATACCCGCTGAACTTTTTCAGCTATCATCCCTGTCGATGCTTCTAAACCTGTCTCACAATTATTTAGTTGGACCCCTTCCCCAAGAGAtagaaaaactcaaaattttggtGGCACTTGATCTGTCACAAAATGATCTGGTTGGATCTATACCAAATGCCATCACAAGCTGCACAAGCCTTGGGTACCTAAATCTTGGCGCCAATTCCTTTCAAGGTCCGATACCTTCCTCAATGAGTGTTCTAATAGGTATCACCGACCTTAATCTTTCCCGTAACAACTTCTCTGGACAAATTCCAAAATTCTTAGAGCAACTAAGCTTGTCTTCATTGGATTTGTcgttcaacaatcttcaaggtGAGGTACCGTTGGAAGGTGTTTTCAAGAATGCGAGTTTGATCTCGATCCAAGGGAACAATGGTCTGTGTGGAGGCCTTCCTGAACTTCACCTGCCCAAATGTGTCAAAGTATCAAGGTCAAACACAGGTTCTAGACCACCACATGTTATTCTAATTGTCATTCCAATTTGCTCGCTTTTAGTTGTAgcaatgtttttgttttatctgTTTTATTGGAAAAGAAGGAAGGCACAAGCACAACCAGCAACAGCTTCATACGTGCAACCATTTTCAAGAGTATCTTATGGAAGCATACTCAAAGCTACCAACGAattctctcaacaaaacttgaTTGGGACAGGGGCTTCTAGTGTTGTTTATAAGGGTATTCTTGAACCAGCTGATGGAATGGTTGCTATCAAGGTTTTAAAGCTTGGAAACCAAGGAGCTTTGAAGAGTTTCTTGATGGAGTGCGAGGCTTTGAAAAACATAAGGCATCGTAATCTTGTGAAAGTCATCACTTCCTGTTCATCCGTTGATTTTCAGGGTAATGATTTCAAAGCTATTATTTACGAGTTCATGCCAAATGGGAATCTTGAAAGGTGGCTACATCCAAGTTTAGAACAAGAGGTTGATTTCGAAGAAGCTCCTCCACAAAGATTAACCCTTCGCCAAAGAGTAACGATTGCAACAGATGTGGCTCATGCCATGCACTACCTCCACCAAGAGTGTGAAGTACCCATAATTCACTGTGATTTGAAGCCAAGCAATATCTTACTTGACAGTGACATGGTTGCTCGCATTGGTGATTTCGGGCTGGCAAAGTTCCTACCATTAAAACCACATGAAAGCACTACAGTTGGACTAAGAGGGACTATTGGGTATGCACCTCCAG AGTACGGCCTTGGAGGTGAGATGACAAAAGAAGGGGATATCTACAGCTTTGGGATATTGTTATTAGAGATGATAACAGGAAAGAGACCCACAGACCGCATCTTCAAAGATGGATTGAACCTCCGTGGCTATGTGACAATGGCTTTACCTGATCGTCTAATGGAGATAATTGAACCGACACTATTGTCTGTCATTGAGGGTGCAAATGTCAACCATGACGATGAAGCTAGAAAGTGGAAGATGTTGGAAAAAAGCATGATTTTATTGGCAAGAACTGGGTTGGGATGCTCCTTGGAATCTCCGAAAGATATAATGAACACAAGCAAAATAATCCAAGAGTTGCATCACATCAATTGTCTCTTCTGA